A portion of the Vulpes vulpes isolate BD-2025 chromosome 5, VulVul3, whole genome shotgun sequence genome contains these proteins:
- the LOC112923952 gene encoding olfactory receptor 4X2-like, whose amino-acid sequence MGNTHNVTEFVFLGLSSNQDVQKVFFVLFLLLYIAVVLGNLLIVLIVMTSRRLGSPMYFFLSYLSFVEICYSSTTAPKLISDLLAERKAISLWGCMTQLFFMHFFGGTEILLLTVMAYDRYVAICRPLNYTVIMNWQVCAVLVGMAWVGGFVHSFAQILLIFRLPFCGPNVIDHYFCDLLPVLKLACSDTFLIGVLIVANGGTLSVISFGIILASYVVILLHLRTRSSEGRSKALSTCGSHITVVTLFFGPCIFIYLRPSTTLSVDKTVAVFYTVITPLLNPVIYSLRNAEVKKAMKKLWIRTMKLEEK is encoded by the coding sequence ATGGGTAACACACACAATGTGACCGAATTCGTTTTTCTGGGACTTTCTTCCAATCAGGATGTACAGAAAGTTTTCTTTGtgctgtttctgcttttgtaCATAGCAGTTGTGCTGGGGAATCTCCTCATTGTGCTCATTGTCATGACCAGCAGAAGGCTTGGttcccccatgtacttcttcctcagctATCTATCCTTTGTGGAGATCTGCTACTCCTCTACGACAGCCCCCAAGCTCATCTCAGATTTGCTGGCTGAAAGGAAAGCAATTTCTTTGTGGGGCTGCATGACACAGCTTTTTTTCATGCACTTCTTCGGTGGCACTGAGATCCTCCTGCTCActgtgatggcctatgaccgctatgtggccatctgtagGCCCCTCAACTACACCGTTATCATGAACTGGCAGGTATGCGCTGTCCTGGTGGGAATGGCATGGGTGGGAGGCTTTGTACATTCCTTTGCCCAAATCCTTCTGATCTTCCGCTTGCCCTTCTGCGGTCCCAATGTGATTGACCACTATTTCTGCGACCTGCTTCCTGTGCTCAAACTTGCCTGTTCTGACACCTTCCTCATTGGTGTGCTGATTGTTGCCAATGGGGGGACCTTGTCTGTGATCAGCTTTGGGATCATCTTAGCCTCCTACGTGGTCATTTTGCTCCATTTGAGGACTCGAAGCTCTGAGGGGCGGAGCAAGGCCCTCTCTACCTGTGGGTCCCATATCACTGTGGTTACCTTATTCTTTGGGCCATGTATCTTCATCTATCTGAGGCCTTCTACCACCTTGTCTGTAGACAAGACAGTGGCTGTGTTCTACACAGTGATCACCCCACTCCTCAACCCTGTCATTTACTCCCTAAGAAATGCTGAAGTGAAGAAGGCCATGAAGAAACTGTGGATCAGGACAATGAAGCTAGAAGAGAAATAG
- the LOC112923950 gene encoding olfactory receptor 4B1-like, whose amino-acid sequence MANTNNVTELIIIGLFQDPEVQRVCFVIFLLVYLATVVGNGLIVLTVNVSKSLHSPMYFFLSYLSLVEITYSSTVVPKFITDLLAKIKTISLEGCVAQIFFFHFFGVTEIFLLTVMAYDRYVAICKPLHYTTIMSRSVCRLLVAGSWIGGFFHSMVQIIITLQLSFCGPNVIDHYFCDLHPLFKLACTDTSVEGIIVLANSGLFSIFSFLLLVSSYIVILFNLRNHSAEGRRKALSTCASHIMVVLLFFGPAIFLYMRPPSTFTEDKLVAVFYTVVTPMLNPIIYTLRNAEVKNAMRKLWGKKVNSGMG is encoded by the coding sequence ATGGCGAATACAAATAACGTGACTGAGTTAATTATCATTGGTCTTTTCCAGGATCCAGAGGTGCAGAGAGTGTGTTTTGTGATATTTCTTCTCGTGTACCTGGCCACGGTGGTGGGCAATGGCCTCATTGTCCTGACAGTCAATGTCAGTAAGAGTCTGCAttcccccatgtacttcttccttagCTACTTGTCCCTGGTGGAGATCACGTACTCCTCTACTGTTGTCCCTAAATTCATCACAGACTTACTTGCCAAGATTAAAACCATTTCCCTGGAGGGCTGTGTAGCTCAGATATTCTTCTTCCACTTCTTTGGAGTCACTGAGATCTTCTTGCTTACGGtaatggcctatgaccgctatgtggccatctgcaaaccccTTCACTACACAACAATCATGAGCCGGTCTGTGTGTCGCCTTCTGGTGGCTGGTTCCTGGATTGGTGGTTTTTTTCACTCCATGGTTCAGATTATTATTACACTCCAGTTGTCTTTCTGTGGTCCCAATGTGATTGACCACTACTTCTGTGACCTCCATCCCTTATTCAAGCTTGCCTGCACTGACACTTCTGTGGAGGGGATTATTGTGTTGGCCAACAGTGggttattttctatcttttccttcctcctcctagTGTCCTCCTATATTGTCATCCTGTTCAACTTGAGGAACCATTCTGCAGAGGGGAGGCGCAAAGCCCTCTCCACCTGTGCCTCTCATATCATGGTGGTCCTTTTGTTCTTTGGACCTGCCATCTTTCTCTACATGCGACCTCCGTCCACCTTTACTGAGGACAAACTGGTGGCCGTGTTCTACACGGTTGTCACTCCCATGCTGAACCCCATCATCTACACACTCAGAAATGCAGAGGTGAAAAATGCCATGAGGAAGCTGTGGGGGAAGAAAGTAAACTCTGGGAtgggataa